AGCCATTTCCATAATTTGGATTCATGGAAAGACGATAGGAAAGACAAATTTAGCGAGGTGTTAGACAACTTGAGAAGCACTTTCAACGAGTTTGATGAAGCCGCGCAAGAGCAAATCGCATGGCTTAAAGAGAGGATTAGGGTTTTAGAAGAAGACTATTAAGGATAATGCATGGCTGAATGGAACGGACACAGAAGAAGTCAATGAAATCGTTAAAAAATGCAGGGATTTTAAAAAAACCTTGCAAGAAGAAAAATGCGCTCAATTCATCAAAAACCTTGATAAATACGCACAAAATATCCTAACAGAAAGCAAGAAAATTGAATCCCAGCTGCAAGGCGCTATAAAAGAATTAGAAAAAGCCAAAAGTGATGAAAGGGGCACTAGATTAGTTTTAGGAGGCTTTAAATTTACTTCTATTCCATGTGTGTTTACCCTCCTGTCATAATTGCTGCTACTGCAGCCGTTGCAGCCGCTGAATTGGCTTTGAGTCACATGAAAGACAACACAGAAAAATGGGAAAGGAATGTGGAGCTATTGGAACAAGCGCTTGAAATCTACTCGGCTCAAGCCAAAGCGAGCAGAGAACTTGTGGAAAGCGCTTGGGAGAGACTTAAAAAAGCGTTGAATTTTTATACCGATAAACACAAGGAATTTATCAAGCGTTTGAACAGAGTGAGTGAAGCGATAGATAACGAATACCATATCGCGCCCCCAGAAATTTTGAAAGAGCGCGATTTTGAAAGCCCTACGATTGTTGATAAGCCTAAAAAAAGCGCTTTTGATGAGTGCTTGAAAGATTTAAGGGAAGATTTTAGCTTTTCTTTATACACGGATTTGAAAGACAGGTTCTACCATGATTCTAGCGGTGAGTTAGAACGCGCTAAAGAGCATGGAAAAGATTTGATGAGCAACGCGTATTCTTTTGATGGTGGCCTTTCGTTAGCCCAAAAGCATTGCAAAAAAGTTTTAAAAGATTTTACAGAAAAAATCAAAAAATCCCCTAACGATTCAAACGCCGTAAAAGAAGCTTTTGATAATTTGGACACAGAGTTAGAGCGTGCTACAGAAAATTTGAGCCAAAAAATAGCGCCCGTCTTAGAGCGGCATGAAGATTATAAGCGGCAAGCGTTGGGTTATAGCGAGTTTTTAGAAAAAGAAAAAGAGGGCTTTATTATAGATGAGCAAAACCCCTACCCCGAAAAAGTCAGATTTAATGAGTTGTGTAGTGCCATTGTGCCTTTAGAGAATGTGGATAAAACCGCATGCGCTCATCATGCCCTAAAGGCTTTAGAAGCCGTGCTTAAAAATAAGGATTTGGGCTTTGATGCGGCAGAACTAGAACAGATCGCAAAAGGTTTCATTCCTAAGGGGTATTTGTGGCATTTTGACGCGAATGTTTTAGGGAACTTGGCGTTGGTGAGAGAAGAGTTATTATTAAGCGTGAAACACACGAAAGGATATCGACTATGGAAAGCATTCCTACAAACTCAGAACTGATTTGGGAATTTGTAGAGCCGCTCAATGAAAATGCATTGATTGGGTTAGAAGATCAGCTAAAAATGGGGTTGAGCGATGCGTTTAAGGACTTTGTCAAACGATCAAACTATGGTTTTAGCCAATGGCGTTATTTTACGGTGGGTAATAAGTCTTACACTTTCAAACATGTTTTGAACTTCAATTTAGAGGGCAAGGGCTTATTTATTGATTTCATGCAGAGCTTGAAAGAATGGTTAGAGCCTGAAGAAATTGTATTCGCTAATGACGGGTATGGGGGGTATTATCTTTTGAATACGACTACCGATGTGGTGCTGTTTTTAGACACTGATGATGGCTCAAAACATGCGTTGTTGCACCTCAAAATGTTTTTTAAAAAACTGGAATCAAGGGGTTAAAATGTCTCATGAAGTTTATTTGGAGGGTTGCACCCTTGAATTAAAAAAGATTTGTGGTGATTTTACAGAAAATGCCATGCAAGATGATTTAGGGCAGAAACTCAGAGATGAGGTGTTAGAGGACATGCTAAGAATCGCACATGATTTAGAAAATTTAGAGCAAGACACTCAAAGCCAAAGAAGAAGAATCAATGAGCAAATTGAAAACGCCGAGTCTTTGATGAAGCGAATTGATATGAATTTCCATTCAAAAAGCGAGATCGATAAGTTGATGCGTGAATCCAAAGAGAAGGAAAGAGAAGCTAATAAAAAATATGATAAATATCTTAAAAAAGAGGATAAAAAATAATTGAAATCAACACATTGTTGCAAAAACTGGATGATGCCCTAGATAAAGTTGTCCATAAAAAAGAGCCAGAGAGTTTTCTCAAACCCATCGTCTCACCAATAGAAGACTACCAAAAGAGCATCAGGCAAATTCAAGTGCAATTCACAGATGCGCCAGAATTCAATGAAACGGCGCTTACCCCCAATTTTTAAGCTGCGGTTTATTGGAAATTAAAGGCAAAAATGGCGCTAATGTGGATTTTTGCTTGCCTAAAGTTTATCCTTTCCCTCCTAAAAGCTTGTATATAGAGCATGAAAAAGACGGGCAGTTTTTAAGAGAAATGCTCATGTGCTTGCTATCCAGAACGCCTTTAGTGCAATTAGAAGTGATTTTGATTGATGCGCTGAGCTTGGGAGGCATTTTCAGTTTGGCAAGAAGGCTTTTAGATAAAAACAATGATTTTATTTACCAGCAAAGAATTTTAACCGAGAGCAAGGAAATAGAAGAATCCCTAAAGCATTTGTATGAATATTTAAAGGTTAATTTGCAAGAAAAACTAGCCGGTTATAAAGATTTCGCGCATTATAATGAAAAAGCCACAGACCCCTTGCCTTTAAAAGCGCTTTTTTTAAGCGGGGTGGATGCTTTGAGTAAAGATGCACTTTATCATCTGGAAAAAATCATGCGTTTTGGCTCTAAAAATGGGGTTTTGAGCTTTGTCAATTTAGAGAGCGAAAAAAACAATAAATCCGCAGAATATTTGAAAAACTATGCGGAGTTTTTTAAAGACAGGACAAGTTTTGAACGCTTCAAATACCTTAGCGTAGAAGTGATCAACGATCAAGGTATCCAATCCCAGCACATGCAAAACTTCGCTACTAAAATTAAAGCGTATTACGAGGGAAGGAAAGCAGTCAAGAGGGAGTTGAAAGACTTACAAAAAGACGAAGAATTTTGGACTGAAAGCTCTCATTCTGAAGTGTCTGTGCCAGTGGGGTGGGATATTAACCACAAAGAGGTGTGTTTTGAGATCGGTGGAGCGCAAAACCACACGCTCATTTGCGGGCGCAGCGGGAGCAGGAAATCCAATTTCTTGCATGTATTGATCCAAAACCTGGCCTTCTACTATTTGCCTAATGAGGTCCAACTCTTTTTATTAGACTATAAAGAGGGGGTGGAATTTAACGCCTACACAAACCCAACGATTTTAGAGCATGCGAGGTTAGTGAGCGTGGCGAGTTCGATAGGTTATGGCATGAGTTTTTTAAGCTGGCTTTGTAAAGAGATGCAAGAAAGAGCCAATGAGTTCAAGAAATTTAATTAATGTGAAAGATTTGAGCGATTACCGAAAGCATGGCGAAATGTCCAGACTAATCGTAGTGATTGATGAATTTCAGGTGCTTTTTAGCGATAACTCCCTTAAAGGGAGAGATAGCGTGGAACAGCTTTTAAACACTCTGCTTAAAAAGGGCCGTAGCTATGGGGTGCATTTAATTTTAGCCACTCAAACCATGCGCGGTGCTGACATCAATAGAAGCATTATGGCTCAAATCGCCAACCGCATCGCTTTGCCTATGGACGCCGAAGACAGCAATAGTGTTTTGAGTGACGATGCGGCTTGTGAGCTTGTCAGGCCAGAAGGCATTTTCAACAACAATGGGGGGCATCAAAAATCCCACACCAAGATGACTATCCCTAAAGCCCCTGATGATTTCAAAGCATTTATCAAAAAAATCCATGAAGCATTTAACCAGAGAAATCTCGTGCCCATAGATCATAAAATCTATAATGGCGAGACGCCTTTAGAAATGCCCAACACCCTTAAGGCTGATGAAATGCGTTTGCATCTGGGCAAAGAAGCGGACTATGAGCAAAAGGACTTTATGGTTGAGTTTGAAAGCAATGAATCGCATTTGTTGGTGGTGAGCCAAGATTTAAACGCTCGCATCGCCTTAATGAAGCTCTTCGCTCAAAATTTCAAGACGGCCAACAAAGAGTTGCTCTTTTACAACGCTGAAAAACGCCTTATAAGAGAACTTGATGGGCTGAAAAACACAACATCACGCCCATGCAAAGCCCTCTAGTGAGCGTTCTAGACACCGCCATAAGCCCTAATAGCGTGCTTGTGATAGATAATCTGAATGAAGCCAAAGAGTTGTGCGAAAAAATAGGGGTGGAAAAATTAAAATCGTTTTTAGAAAAAGCCACAGACAACGAGCAGTATTGCATCATCTTTGTGCATGATTTCAAACAGATTAAAGATAATTACAATCTCAAGTCATTAAGTGAGTTGTTAAAAGAGCACTTCAAACAACGCTTGGCCTTTAAGTGCAATAGGGAAAACTTAGACGCTATCGCAAAAGATTTACCTCCATTAACAAACAAACTCAACGCACTATTTGTAGATCTTTCTCAAGACGGCTATACTGAATTCAGGCCTTTCAGTTTATAGTGTTAAAAAAGGGGGGGTTAAAAAGACTAAAGGAATTTAATCTTTTTGAAGTGCTTTTAAATCTTTTGCGTGATGGTTTGCGTGATGAGACGAGCGATTTTTTCTCTTAAATGCAATAAGGGTTCTGAGCCTTTCGCTAAAGCTTTCACGCATAAATGAGAACTAGCGATTTCACTCACTGCCCCATCCACTCCTTCGCTTTCTTCAATCCGTTCTCGCACGCTAGATGGCTCTATGGGGCAATTGACAAGCACCAGATTCAAATAATGCGTATAGCCATCAAACATGCACATGTTATTCATGTCGGTGGTTTTTGGATCTAAAATCGTGTTGTCATAATAAATGGGTTTCTCATCTTGTAAAATAGAGATTTTTGTGTGTAAGCGGTTGAATTGGAACAACTCATTACGAGCCACTCGCCCTGCGACAATGATTTCACTATAGAGCAATTGAGAGCTAGAGCGTAAAGAAATCGTGGTATTGCCCTTAAAATGCGCGTTTTCAAAGGGGATTAACGGGAAAGGTGCGAAGTCTAAAAAAGCGTTTTCCCCCACAACAATGCACATGTCTCTGCTGGCAAACCCGTCTTCAGTGTTATGGATTTTTTCAAAGGATTGCGAAGTGATTCTCAGCTTGCAATTTGGACCGATGTTTAATTCCATGTCTTGTGCATCGCCTCTCATCATGCCAGGGCTTACCGCTAAAAGCATGATTTCAGCTAAATCGTCTTTAGGGTAAAAGGGCGCCATGAGCTTAAAGGGGGGCGTGAAGAAATTGTCTTCAATCACGCACCGTCCGTCAGCCCCTATTTTGGTTTTCAACCTGAGCTTGGATTCTTGAGCGTAAGTGTTCATCAATCTTCCAATAAAGCGTTGCGCTTGATCCAAGCGATCACATCATCTAAACCTTCTTTAGCGCGGATATTCGTAAAAATAAAGGGCTTTTCGCCGCGCATTTTTTTAGAATCCCTTTCCATGACTTTCAAGTCCGCTCCCACATAGGGGGCTAAGTCAATCTTATTGATGACAAGCAAGTCTGATCGCGTGATTCCTGGTCCGCCTTTCCTAGGGATTTTATCGCCCTCAGCCACATCAATCACAAAAATCGTAAAGTCCGCTAGCTCTGGGTTAAAAGTCGCCGAAAGGTTATCGCCTCCGCTTTCAATCAAAAGCAATTCCAAATCAGGGAAACGGTCATGCATTTCTTCTACGGCTTCTAAATTCATAGAAGCGTCTTCTCTAATAGCTGTGTGCGGACAGCCTCCTGTTTCTACGCCAATGATTCTGTCTCGTGGCATCACCGAATTCTTGCACATAAACTCTGCGTCTTCTTTAGTGTAAATATCATTCGTGATGACCGCCATGTCATAATCTTTTGACATGTGGCGTGTTAAAGCCTCAATCAAGGCGGTTTTACCGCTTCCTACAGGACCACAAACTCCAATTTTTACCATAAAATTCCTTTCAATTTGAGATTAAAATTCAAGACATATAAAGGCGCGAGTATAAACTCTCATGCTGCATCGCCTTAATGTCGTTTTGAACGCTTGCCGCACACAGGTGGCTTTCGTCTAGTTCTAGGGTTTTTTCTATGAGCTGGTTAAAAGGGCTTTGCAAGCTCAATAAGATTCTTTGCCCGTCGTTTTGGGATAAAGGGACGCTTTTAACGCAGTTGATCACCATGTTAGAAGTTTGTGCATAAAGATAATGCCTTAAAGCCTTTTTCAATTCAATATTCAAGCTCGCCGCAAAAACGCCATAGCTAGTGGCATGGGTTGGATCTTTGGTTTTTTGAGCGTAAGCGCTAAAAAATTCGCCCATGTCTAATCCGTTCATGGCTTGTAAGGTTTTAATGAAACGATTGCCTAGCTTTTGATTGGCTAATCGTAATTCCATGGGGCTTGTGGATAGCGTAATGATTTCTTCAACCCTTAAGATCTTTTTTAAATCTTGTTGGAGGGTGCTTTCATAGGTTAATTTCAAGCTCAGCATTTCCGTATAAAGGAACTGGCTGGAGAGATTGGCTTTTAAATACTCTAAAGCGCTTTCTTTATTGGTAACCTTTTTTTGCTGGATGTAAGTTTCTAGCCCAAAAGAATGCGTGTAAGAGCCAATGGGGAACACCGCATCATTGACTTGTAAGATCAGAAATTCATTATCCACATGATGACTATCGACATTGTTGTCTGTTTTTGGAGTTTTTGGGAGCATACCCACGCTTTTTTTAGTGCTTTTCATGCTTTTTCCTTTATCCATCTGCTATTTTTCTATTTCATAACCACTTTAAAATCGTTCGCTAGTGAGACCTTAAAATTAGGCTCACTATGGGGCATGCTCACGGTTAAGCGTTCTTTGGAATTTAGTTTTGAACTTAAAACATGATTTTGAACCCCTAGCTTTTCTAATAAGGCTAGCGTAGGCTTTTCAAATGGTGTTTTAAATTCAAATTGAGACTCGCCATAGTATAAAGCCGCATGGCGGTTTCCTATTTCGTAGCATATTTTCGCCACTTCTGCCACGCTCTTAGCTTGGATGTGAATGACTTCAGAATCCAAGATATTAACGGCGATAATTTCCTTCTCTTCTTTAAATAAAATATCCCCTTGAGAGAGACCTAGCTTGGGGGCGTCTTTAAGGCGTATGGCTATGTCTTTGCCTTGCCTAGTTTTAAAGCGAGCGATTTTCTTCCTCGTTTCAAACCATTCTAAATCCACATAATCCACGCTGAAATCCAAGGGGTTTAAATCCCCTAGATTGCCCACTAAACGCTCTATGATCATCTCACACCCAGTGTTGGATAAAGAGTAACCAAGCAGGAATCCAAGCGGTTAAAATACCTTCGATAATAGCAAGCCATGGAGTGAATTTCCCTAAAGGGATTTTCAAGATGTTTTCAATGAAAGCGGTAAGCCACAAAACACCCCAAGCCAACCAAATGATCGCCCACCAATCGCCTTCAGTGATGCCTAACACTTTGTGGTCATCAAGCATATCGCTATAGTGGGATAAAATCGCAGCAGGAACAGTGTTGATCGCTACGAATAAGCTATACCAAGAGTAGGGCCTCCAATCCAAACCAAAAGTGTGGTTGATAGCTGCATACAAGTAGGTAAAACCGAACAATAACCCAGTCGCTGGCCCATAGAAACTAGTCAAATGGTGCGATACTTGAGCGATATCTTCGGCACCTTCTACAGGGGCTGTAGGGTGGAGTGCGGAATAAGTGATGACAACCACATTACAAACAATGGAAAGCCCGCCCACAAAAAAGTTCATCACCGCAGTGCTTTTAGGATCGACTTTGGTTAAACCGCAAATCCCATTGCTGATCAAAACAATCCCAACATATAACAATACAAGTCCTAGCATTGCCTTTTCCTTCCAAACAAAATTTTTACAACAAACGCACCTTACGAATAACTTTTGTTGCTTGAGCTAATCATAAAAAAAAATAGTAAATTGACAAAAAATAAAAACAAAAAAAGCCCCCAATTTTTTGATAAACAAAAAATCAGAGAGCTGAAAAATAAGGATTTAAGGAGCATGACTCCTATAAGATCCTAGAAAATGCTAAAGAGTTGCGCCAAGCTCACTTTATTGGCTGGTTTAGAAGTTACTTCTTTGCCATCCACGAACACATGGTAAGTTTCAGGATTGACTTCAATGTGAGCGGTAGTGTCGTTGAATTGCATGTCTTTTTTAGTGATATTTCTGCAATTTTTAACCGGCAACACTTGTCTTTCAAGCCCTAATTCTTCTTTAATGCCTTTGTCATA
This region of Helicobacter pylori genomic DNA includes:
- a CDS encoding SMI1/KNR4 family protein, whose amino-acid sequence is MESIPTNSELIWEFVEPLNENALIGLEDQLKMGLSDAFKDFVKRSNYGFSQWRYFTVGNKSYTFKHVLNFNLEGKGLFIDFMQSLKEWLEPEEIVFANDGYGGYYLLNTTTDVVLFLDTDDGSKHALLHLKMFFKKLESRG
- the ureG gene encoding urease accessory protein UreG; the encoded protein is MVKIGVCGPVGSGKTALIEALTRHMSKDYDMAVITNDIYTKEDAEFMCKNSVMPRDRIIGVETGGCPHTAIREDASMNLEAVEEMHDRFPDLELLLIESGGDNLSATFNPELADFTIFVIDVAEGDKIPRKGGPGITRSDLLVINKIDLAPYVGADLKVMERDSKKMRGEKPFIFTNIRAKEGLDDVIAWIKRNALLED
- a CDS encoding urease accessory protein UreD, giving the protein MNTYAQESKLRLKTKIGADGRCVIEDNFFTPPFKLMAPFYPKDDLAEIMLLAVSPGMMRGDAQDMELNIGPNCKLRITSQSFEKIHNTEDGFASRDMCIVVGENAFLDFAPFPLIPFENAHFKGNTTISLRSSSQLLYSEIIVAGRVARNELFQFNRLHTKISILQDEKPIYYDNTILDPKTTDMNNMCMFDGYTHYLNLVLVNCPIEPSSVRERIEESEGVDGAVSEIASSHLCVKALAKGSEPLLHLREKIARLITQTITQKI
- the ureI gene encoding acid-activated urea channel protein UreI produces the protein MLGLVLLYVGIVLISNGICGLTKVDPKSTAVMNFFVGGLSIVCNVVVITYSALHPTAPVEGAEDIAQVSHHLTSFYGPATGLLFGFTYLYAAINHTFGLDWRPYSWYSLFVAINTVPAAILSHYSDMLDDHKVLGITEGDWWAIIWLAWGVLWLTAFIENILKIPLGKFTPWLAIIEGILTAWIPAWLLFIQHWV
- the ureE gene encoding urease accessory protein UreE, coding for MIIERLVGNLGDLNPLDFSVDYVDLEWFETRKKIARFKTRQGKDIAIRLKDAPKLGLSQGDILFKEEKEIIAVNILDSEVIHIQAKSVAEVAKICYEIGNRHAALYYGESQFEFKTPFEKPTLALLEKLGVQNHVLSSKLNSKERLTVSMPHSEPNFKVSLANDFKVVMK
- a CDS encoding urease accessory protein UreF — protein: MDKGKSMKSTKKSVGMLPKTPKTDNNVDSHHVDNEFLILQVNDAVFPIGSYTHSFGLETYIQQKKVTNKESALEYLKANLSSQFLYTEMLSLKLTYESTLQQDLKKILRVEEIITLSTSPMELRLANQKLGNRFIKTLQAMNGLDMGEFFSAYAQKTKDPTHATSYGVFAASLNIELKKALRHYLYAQTSNMVINCVKSVPLSQNDGQRILLSLQSPFNQLIEKTLELDESHLCAASVQNDIKAMQHESLYSRLYMS